The genomic DNA GGTGATGGGGGGCGGGTTCCCCGCCGCCGCGTTCGGCGGGCGCGCCGACGTGATGGCGCACCTCGCGCCGGCCGGGCCCGTCTACCAGGCCGGCACCCTCTCCGGGAACCCGGTCGCCACCGCCGCCGGACTCGCCCAGCTGCGGCTCCTCGACGACGCGGCGTACGGGACCGTCGACGCCGTGTCCGCGCAGATCCAGTCGCTCGTGACCGAGGCGCTCACCAAGGAGGGCGTCGCGCACACGCTCCAGAACGCCTCCAACATGTTCTCGGTGTTCTTCACCGACCGGCCGGTCGTCAACTACGAGGGCGCGAAGGCGCAGGAGTCCTTCCGGTTCACCGCCTTCTTCCACTCCCTCCTCTCGAACGGCGTCTACCTGCCGCCGTCCTCCTTCGAGTCCTGGTTCGTGTCCACCGCCCACGACGAGCGGGCCGTCCAGCGCATCGCCGACGCCCTCCCGGCGGCGGCCCGCGCGGCCGCGGAGGCGACGGCATGAGCAACGAGAAACACGGGAACCACGAGAACGACGCGGAGCTGACCGTCGTCCACGTCATGCGGCACGGCGAGGTCGAGAACCCCACCGGTGTCCTGTACGGGCGGCTTCCCGGCTACCACCTCTCCGAGCTGGGCCGGCGCATGGCCGAGCGGGTCGCGGAGCACCTCGCGCCCCGCGACGTGACGTACGTCGTGGCCTCCCCGCTGGAGCGGGCGCAGGAGACGGCGACGCCGATCGCCAAGACGCACGGGCTCGACCTCGACACCGACACACGGCTCATCGAGGCCGCCAACGTCTTCCAGGGCAAGACCTTCGGCATCGGCGACGGCGCGCTGCGCCGGCCCGCCAACTGGAAGCACGTGGTCAACCCGTTCAAGCCGTCCTGGGGCGAGCCGTACGTCGACCAGGTCGTGCGGATGAAGGGCGCGATCGACGCCGCGCGGGACCGGGCGCGCGGGCACGAGGCCGTGGTCGTCAGCCACCAGCTGCCGATCTGGATCCTGCGGTCGTACGTCGAGCGGCGGCGGCTGTGGCACGACCCGCGCAAGCGGCAGTGCACGCTGGCGTCCCTGACGACGTTCACCTACCGGGGCGACCGGATCGTCTCCGTCGGCTACACCGAGCCCGCCCGCGACCTGGTCCCGGCCCACCTCCTCGCGGGAGCCAAGCCGGTGAAGGGGCAGGGGAAGGCGTACGGGGCCTGACGTTCGCCCCGGCCCCCCGGGGCCCTGCTCGCGGCCCCCGGGCCCCGGCCCCTTTCTGTGGGTCCGCTGTCCGTTGTTACCCAACCCGCACAAATTTGCGGAACCCGCTCGTTCGTCGCGTCCTCTCACCCAGTGACCACCAAGGACGCGACGAACGAGGTTGCGATGCGCATTTCCAACCGCACTCTCACCCGCAGGGGGATGCTCGGACTCGGCGCGGGGGCCGCGGCGGCGGTCGGGCTCGCGGGCTGCGGCACCGGTTCCCACCCCTCGTCGGACGGCTCGCACCAGGCCGGCGGCTCCGGCGGCGCCGGGAAACCGTCGCCCTCCGGCAGCAGCAAGGCCCCGGCGAAGCCCATCGGCGACGGCTCCACGTCGTACACCGGCAAGCAGCCGCACCAGCCGGACGCCCCCGTGCCGCTGGAACCCGGCCAGACGCCGCCGCAGTTCGTCGTCTTCTCCTGGGACGGCGCGGGCGAGGTCGGCAACGGGCTCTTCCCCCGCTTCCTGGACCTGGCCAAGGAGCACGGCGCGCACATGACGTTCTTCCTCTCGGGCCTGTACCTGCTGCCCGAGTCGAAGAAGCGCCTCTACGACCCGCCGAACAACCCGCGCGGCGCCTCCGACATCGGCTACCTCACCGACGAGCACATCAAGGCGACGCTCACCAACGTCCGCCGGGCCTGGCTGGACGGGCACGAGATCGGCACCCACTTCAACGGCCACTTCTGCGGGGGCGGCGGCAGCGTCGGCAACTGGACGCCCGCGCAGTGGCGCAGCGAGATCGACCAGGCGAAGTCCTTCGTCAAGGAGTGGCGGACCAACAGCGGCTGGACCGACCTGCCGTCCCTGCCCTTCGACTACGACAAGGAACTCGTCGGCGGCCGCACGCCCTGTCTGCTCGGCCAGGACAAGCTGCTGCCCACCGCCCGTGAGCTGGGCTGGCGCTACGACGCCTCCTCGCCCGGCGGCCGCCAGGTGTGGCCGGTGAAGAAGGACGGGATCTGGGACCTGCCGCTGCAGCAGATACCGTTCCCCGGCCACTCCTTCGAGGTCCTCTCGATGGACTACAACATCCTCGCCAACCAGTCGGTCAACTCGACCAAGGCCCCGGCGCACAACTACCCGGGCTGGCGCGAGCAGGCCACGAAGGCGTACATATCCGGCTTCAAGCGGGCCTACGAGACGAACCGGGCACCCTTCTTCGTCGGCAACCACTTCGAGGAGTGGAACGGCGGCATCTACATGGACGCCGTGGAGAACGCCCTCAAGCACATCGCGCGGCAGAACGAGAAGGGCGGGGACATCCGGCTGGTCTCCTTCCGCCAGTTCGCCGACTGGCTGGACGTGCAGAAGCCCGAGGTGCTCGCCAAGCTGCGGACCGTCGAGGTGGGGCAGCAGCCGGCCGGTGGCTGGAACGCCTTCCTCAAGGACACCTCCTCCCAGGGCTCGACACCGGGCGGGAACGCCGCCTGAAATGCGGGTTCCCGGCCGCGAGGGGGGTGCGCAAGATCCTCGGAACGGACATGCGAAACTTTTCACATGAGTGCCGCCAGCCGCGCCCCCCTGCGCTCGAACCGCTCGAACCGCTCGAACCGCACCACCGAGCGCACCGTCGAGCGCTCCACCGACCGCACCACCGACGCCCGCGCCCGCGTCCGTAGCCGGGCCGCCCGGGCCGCCGTCGGCGCGGCCGCCGCGGCGCTCCTGGTGTCCGCGTGCAGCTCCGGCGGCACCTCGGGCGGCGGCGGCCAGACCGGCTTCATCACCGGCTCCGACGGCATCGCCACCGCGAAGAAGGGCGAGCGCGCCGACGCCCCCGAGCTGTCCGGCGAGACCGTCGACGGGGGACAGGTCGACGTCGCCGACTACCAGGGCAAGGTCGTCGTCCTCAACGTCTGGGGCTCGTGGTGCCCGCCCTGCCGCGCCGAGGCCAAGAACTTCGAGAAGGTCTACCAGGACGTCAAGGACCAGGGCGTCCAGTTCGTCGGCATCAACACCCGCGACACCTCCACCGGCCCGGCCCGCGCCTTCGAGAAGGACTACGGCGTCACCTACCCGAGCCTGTACGACCCGGCCGGGCGGCTGATGCTCCGCTTCGAGAAGGGCACCCTCAACCCGCAGGCCGTCCCCTCCACGCTCATCATCGACCGGGAGGGCAAGGTCGCCGCGCGCACCCTCCAGGCGCTCAGCGAGGAGAAGCTGCGCAAGATGCTCGCCCCGTACCTCCAGCCGGAGAAGTGACGTGTCCGCAGTGACCACCCTCGCCGCCGAGGGCTACAACGGCACGGTGCTGAACGGCGCCCTGCTCGTGGCCCTCCCCATCGCGCTGCTCGGCGGCCTGGTCTCCTTCTTCTCGCCCTGCGTCCTGCCGCTCGTCCCCGGCTACCTCTCCTACGTGACCGGCGTCACCGGCACGGACCTCGGCGAGGCCCGGCGCGGCCGGATGGTCGCCGGAGCCTCCCTCTTCGTCCTCGGCTTCACCGCCGTCTTCGTCTCCAGCGGGGCGCTCTTCGGCTACTTCGGCTCCACGCTCCAGGAGGAGCGCGGCACCCTGACCAAGGTGCTCGGCGTGCTCATGATCCTCATGGGCGTCTTCTTCGTCGGCCTCATGCCCTGGTTCACCCAGCGCGAGTTCCGCTTCCACAAGCGCCCCGTGACCGGCCTGGTCGGCGCGCCGCTGCTGGGCGCGCTGTTCGGCATCGGCTGGACGCCCTGCATCGGTCCGACCCTCGCGTCCGTCCTCGCGCTCTCCGCCGACCAGGGCACCGCGGGCCGCGGCGCCATACTGACCGTCGCGTACTGCGTCGGCCTGGGCGTGCCCTTCGTGCTCGCCGCGGTCGCCTTCCGCAAGGCGCTCGGCGCCTTCGGCTGGATCAAGCGCCACTATGTCTGGGTGATGCGGATCGGCGGCGTCATGATGATCGCGACCGGCGTGCTGCTGCTGACCGGCGCGTGGGACAGCATCGTGCAGGACATGCAGACCTGGTCCAACGGCTTCACTGTAGGGATCTGACCGATGAGCAACACCACCACGGGCAAGACCCCGGCGACCGACGAGGAACAGGACCTCGGCGCCGCCGGCTCCCAGCTGTCCACCGCCCCCAAGGAGGAGGCCCCGAACCTCCCCTCGCTCGGCGTGATCGGCTGGGCCCGCTGGTTCTGGCGCCAGCTCACCTCGATGCGCGTCGCGCTGCTCCTGCTCCTGCTGCTGTCCCTGGGCGCGATCCCCGGGTCGCTGATCCCGCAGGACGGCGTCGACGCCATGAAGGTCCAGGAGTTCCGCGACAACCACGACCTCCTGGCGCCGGTCTACGACAAGCTCGGCCTCTTCCACGTCTACAGCTCGGTGTGGTTCTCCGCGATCTACATCCTGCTGTTCGTCTCCCTCATCGGCTGCATCGTCCCGCGCACCTGGCAGTTCGTCGGCCAGCTCCGCGGCCGCCCGCCGCGCGCCCCCCGGCGCCTGGACCGGCTGCCCGCCTACACCACCTGGCGCACCGGGGCCGAGCCCGAGGAGGTCCGCGAGGCCGCCCTGAAGCTGCTGAAGAAGCGCCGCTTCCGCGCGGACGCGGACGTCGCCGGTGACGCCGTCACGGCTGAGAAGGGCTACCTGCGGGAGGTCGGCAACCTCGCCTTCCACATCGCGCTGATCGTGATGCTGATCGCCTTCGCCTGGGGCCAGCTGTTCAAGTACGAGGGCAACAAGCTGATCCTGGAGGGCGACGGCTTCTCCAACACGCTCACCCAGTACGACGACTTCAAGTCCGGGAACCTCTTCGACGCGGCCCACGACCTGGCCCCCTTCAGCTTCACCCTGAAGGACTTCCACGGCACCTACGAGGCGACCGGCCCCAACCGCGGCACCCCGCGCGTCTACGAGGCCAAGGTCACCTACAGCGAGGGTGCCCACGGCGCCGAGAAGTCGAAGACCATCGAGGTCAACAAGCCGCTGGACATCGACGGCTCCAAGGTCTACCTGGTCAGCCACGGCTACGCCCCCATCCTCACCGTCAAGGACGCCAAGGGCGACGTCGTGATGGACAAGCAGGCGGTGGCCCTGCTGCCGCTGGACGCCAACGTCACCTCCTCCGGCGCCGTCAAGGTCATGGACGGCTACCGCAACGCCAAGGGCGAGAAGGAGCAGCTCGGCTTCAACGCGTTCTTCCTGCCGACGTACGGCGGCAAGGGCAGCACGATGCTCTCCAGCTTCCCGGCGCTGATCAACCCGATGCTCGCGCTCTCCGCCTACCACGGGGACCTCGGCGTCGACGCGGGCATCCCGCAGAGCATCTACCAGCTCGACAAGACCAACCTGGAGGAGTTCAAGGGCTCCGACGGCAAGCTGTTCAAGCAGCAGCTCAAGGTCGGCGACACCATGACCCTTCCGAACGGCGCCGGCTCGGTCACCTTCAACGGCGTCCAGGAGTGGGCCGGCTTCCAGGTCACGCAGCAGCCCGGCAGCGGCTGGGCCCTCGGCGGTGCCGTCGTCGCCATCCTCGGCCTGGCCGGCTCCCTGTTCATCCAGCGCCGCCGGGTCTGGGTGCGGGCCGTGCGCGGCGCCGACGGCGTCACCGTCGTGGAGATGGCCGGCCTCGGCCGCAGCGAGTCCGCGAAGGTCCCCGAGGAACTGGGCGCCCTCGCCGGAACCCTGTACGACCAGGCACCCGACGCACCCGACGCACCCGACGCACCCGACGGGTCCGAGAACGACGACACCCCCGACTCCCTCGATTCCCCCGACACCCACGTCGCACCTGCCGAAGGGGCTGAGAAGAAGTGAATCTCGCCGCCGCAACCGAGTTGGCCGCCGCGACCAACGAGAATCTCGCGAACGTCAGCAACACGCTGATCTACTCCTCGATGGCCGTGTACACGCTGGCCTTCTTCGCGTACATCGCCGAGTGGCTCTTCGGCAGCCGCAGCAAGGTCGGCCGCACCGCCGCCGCGCTCACCGCCGCCCCGGCCGGGGCCAAGGCGAACGCCGGGTCCGGTCCGGCGGTCACCGTGAAGAAGGCCGGCGGCACCGCCGTCCTGGAGCGCCCCGAGGTCGTCGTACGGACCGCGTCCGGCACCCGCGACGTGCCCGACGGCCCCGGCGCGCACGGCGGCACCGAGAAGGGCGACCTGTACGGGCGGGTCGCCATCTCGCTCACGGTGCTCGCCTTCGCCATCGAGGCGGGCGGCGTCCTCACCCGCGCCCTGTCGGTGGAGCGGGCGCCGTGGGGCAACATGTACGAGTTCAACATCACGTTCACGACGGTCGCCGTCGGCGTGTACCTCGCGCTGCTCGCCCTGAGGAAGAACATCCGCTGGCTCGGCCTGCCCCTGACCACCACGGTCCTGCTCGACCTCGGTCTCGCCGTCACGGTCCTCTACACCGCCAGCGACCAGCTCGTCCCGGCCCTGCACTCGTACTGGCTGTACATCCACGTCTCCACGGCGATCTTCTGCGGCGCGGTCTTCTACGTCGGCGCGGTCTCCACGATCCTGTACCTCTTCAAGGACAGCTTCGAGAGCAAGCTCGCCTCCGGCGGCACGCCCGGCCGCTTCGCCGGCTCGGTCCTGGACCGGCTGCCCGCCGCCGCCTCCCTCGACAAGTTCGCCTACCGCGTCAACGCCGCCGTGTTCCCGCTGTGGACGTTCACGATCATCGCGGGCGCGATCTGGGCGGGCGACGCCTGGGGCCGCTACTGGGGCTGGGACCCCAAGGAGACCTGGTCCTTCATCACCTGGGTCGCCTACGCCTGCTACCTGCACGCCCGCGCCACCGCCGGCTGGAAGGGCCGCAAGGCCGCCTACCTGGCCCTGATCGCCTTCGGCTGCTGGCTGTTCAACTACTACGGCGTCAACATCTTCGTCTCCGGCAAGCACTCCTACGCGGACGTGGGCCTGGGCGCCCTCCAGTCCGTCGGCTTCTGAGCAAGGCACGCCGAAAGGCCGGTTCCCGTGACCCAGGTCACCGGGACCGGCCTTTCGCGTGTGCCGTCCGAGGAACCGCGGGGGTCGTACTTCGACGGCGGCGACGGGCGCCCGCACGCGGGCGGCGTTTCCCTCACCGAGCGGCGGGCGGTGGCCCGAAGCCCCCGCGGGCGACGCCGGTGACGACGTCCCGCAGCCGCTCCACGTACAGCCGCAGGTGCTTGTGGGCGACGTCGGTGTCCGGGTAGCGGCTCGCGAACCACAGGCCCTCCGGGAGCCGGGTCACCCAGGCGCACACCTGGTCGCCGTACGAGACCCGCAGCAGCGCGTACGCCGTCCGGTCCGGCCAGCTGTCGGCGCCGGGGACGCCACGGGCGTCGACGTACGACACGATGGAGTACAGGTCGGGCGAGGTCGGCCGGAAGTCCGTGCCGAGCAGGCGCAGCACGCGGTCGATCGGCATACGGGACAGCCGCCGGTTGGCCTGGAGTTCGGCGCGGACGGTGCCGAGGGCGGAGGGGAAGTCGTGGGCCCGGTCCACCGGGACCTCGATCGGCGCGCCGCCGACGTACCAGCCGACGGAGTCCGCCCACTGGGACCGCGACCGGGTGTGGAAGGGCACGACCGTGCGGTAGACGGGCTCGCCGCCGATCTCGTGGACGATCAGCGCGGTCGCGGCCAGCACGCCGACCAGGCTGCCGCCGTAGGGACGGCAGTACGCCTCGAACGCGGCGGCGTCCGCCGCGTCCACCAACGGCTCGCGCAGCAGCCGCTGTTCCGGCAGCGGGCCGCCGGCCCTGACGCCGAGGTCGACGGGGAAGGACGGCAGCCGCCCGTCGCAGCGCCGGATGAACTCCCGCCAGCGGGCGACGATGTCGTGGCCGCCGTCGATCCGGTCCGCGTCCGCCCGCTCCGCCTCGCAGAAGTCGACGTAGGAGCCCACCCGGGGGTGCGGCACGGTCCGCCCCGCGACTCCTGCGGCGTACAGCTCGCCGACCTCGGCGGGGATGCGGTAGATGGAGTAGGCGTCGACGTTGCTGTGGTCGAAGGCCATGTAGACGCTGACGCCGTCGTCGCGGACGACCGCGGTGTAGATGAGGTTGGGCCAGCGCAGCGCGTCCGCGACCCGGTCGAACCGGTCCTGGAGGTGCCGGGCCAGCCCCGCCGCGTCCGGAAAGTCGCCGACGTCCTCGCGGTGCAGCGCCACGGCGTCCGCGTCCAGCGTGAACCGGCGCATCGTGTCCCCGCGCTCGCCGCTCCACCGGAAGCCGCTGCGCAGCGTCTCGTGCCGCAGCGTCCAGGCGCGCAACGCCTCCTGGAGCACGTCGAGATCGACCGGCCCCGGGATGTCGAAGGCCGCCCCGAGCCAGGTCGGCACGAACAGGCCGTCCTCGCGCACCGACCGGGCCGTCCGGATGTGCGACTCCTGGATGTACGCGGGCGGTCGCGCGTCCTCGGGCAGCGCCGCCGCGATGTCGAGCGTCGCGGGACTGAGCGTCCACTCGACGAGGCGCCCGGGCCGGATCTCGCAGCGCTGGATGTCGGTCATTCGCACGAGGAGGTCTCCGTTCGCAGATGTACAGACCCGACCAAGGGAATGCCGTCCGCGCGGCCGCGCACCTGCCGTGTCGACACTGTTCAACGGAACGGATGGCCTCTCGAACGCCGATACGCCCCCACGGTCCGTGTGCCCTTCACTCTTTCCCCCTGCACCCTTCACCCATCACTCCAGGTAGGTGTGCAGGGCACCGGCCCCCGCCAGCATCGCCCGCGTGCGCGCGGTGAGGGCCTGTCCGCGGGCCTCGACCGCCGCCCGCAGCGCCGCACCGCTCCCCGCGCGCCGCAGGTCCTCCAGCACGGGCCGGATCTGCTCGAAGAGGTGGTGACTGCGGCGCAGGGTGCGCACCACCCGCGCGTCCCGCACGTCGGCGGGCCCGTACACGCGGTACCCGGTGCCGTGTTCCCGCTGGGGCACGAGCAGTCCCGCCGCCTCCCACACCCGGAGCGCGGAGGTCCGTACGCCGACCAGCGCGGCCACCTCGCCGATGTGCAGCCCGTGTGGTTCGTGCGGTCCGTGCGGTCCGTTCGGTCTGTGCGGTCCGTCGTCGGTGCGGCCCCGTGCCGCGGCGGCCTTCGGACCGGCCGGTTCGGCCAGCGCGTCCAGCGCCTCGCCCGCGGCCCGCAGCGCGACCCGCTCCTCGTGCAGCGCGGCGTGCGCGGCGTCCACCAGCGCGAGGGCACCGGCCACGTCCCCGGCGTGCACCGCCCGCATGACCCGCGTCGCCGTCACCGCCCCGTACCCCGGCTGCAACGCCCGGTACGTCAGCAGCGCCTCCCGGTGCCGCTCCCCGAACACCCGGTACCCGGCGTCGGTGCGACCGGCCGGGGGGAGGACACCGGCGTCCTCGTAATTGCGGATCTGCTGCGTCGACAGCCCGGCCGCCCGGGCCAGATCGACGGTGCGCAGACGACGCTCGCGGTTGCTCACCGGGCGCAGCCTATGCGGGACCGGGCGGCGATAATGCCGGGCATGTCGCTTCAGGGGACGGACGCTCACCACGCCGCCGACGGCACCCTCCCGGCGCTGGTCCGCCGGGCCGTGGCGGCCGCCCGGGCGCACGGCTTCGCCCACTCGTGCCGCCCCGAACAGGGCCGCCTGCTCCACCTGCTGGCCGCGGGAGCGACACACGGCATCGCCGAGACGGGCACGGGCTGCGGGGTGGGCCTGGCCTGGCTGGCCTCCGGCGCCCGCCCGGGCGTCGGGCTGGTCAGCGTCGAACGCGACGCGGAGCGGGCCCGGGTGGCCAGGCAGGTCTTCCACGACCGCCCGGAGGTCGAGATCCTGCACGGAGACTGGCGGCGCGTCGAGGAACACGGCCCGTACGACCTGCTGGTGCTGGACGGCGGAGGCCAGGCGAAGGGCGACGGCGCCGCCGACCCGGCCCGCCTGCTGACCCCCGGCGGCACGCTGGTGGTCGACGACTTCACCCCGGCCGCCACCTGGCCGCCCCTCTTCGACGGCGCCCCCGACCACCCCCGTCTCCACTGGCTGGAGCATCCGGCCCTGCACACCGCCGAACTCCGCCTGGCCCCGGACCTCGCCGCACTCGTCGGGACCCGGCTTCGGGACTGACGGGAAGAGGCCCTGGGCCGTGGCGGGGGAAGCCACGGCCCAGGGCCGGTCTGTGGGGGCAGCGGTTGCTACTCGGCGTCGGCGACGCTTGCGGTGACGCTCTGGACGGCCTTGAGGGCGAGGTCCGGGCGGTCGGTGTGGATGTAGTGGCCGCTGCCCTTGGCGGTGGTGAGCTTCGCTGCGGTGGAGAGCTGCTGCCACTCCTGCTGGCCCTTGGCCCACATCTTCTCCAGGGCGGGGCCGTACTCCGGGACCGCGGCGTACTGGGACTCGTGCTTGAGGATCTCGACGGGGATGTCCCCGGCGGAGTGGACCGGGCCGTCGGCGATCAGGAACTGCTCGGGGTTCTGGCCCTCGTTGGCCGCGATCGCGCCGTCCCGGACCTGGGTCGCGCCGCCGGTTGCGTCGGCGGGGATGGTGCGCTTCATGTCGCGGGTGAGGTGGGGGACGGTGGCGTCGAGGAGGACCAGGCCCTTGACGCGGTCGGGGTGGTCGGGGGTGTAGCGGGCGGCGATGTAGCCGCCCAGGGAGTGGCCGGCCAGGACGACGGGCCGGTCGCCGGCGAGGTGGTCGAGGAGCTTGGTGAGCAGGACGCTGGTGTCGTTGACGGTCTGGAGGGTGCCGGGAGCGGGCTTGTCGCTCTTGCCCTCGCCCAGGCGGTCGTAGGAGCAGACCCGGTCCGTCTTGCTCAGGGACTTCTGCAGCCCGGCCATGTTGTCCAGGCCCTCACCGCCGCCCGCCAGCAGCACCACCAGCGGCTGGTCCGCGTCCGAGTGGCCGGAGCAGGAGACGTTGACCGCGTGGCCGTCGACGTCGATCTTCTTCGTGCCGGTGAAGGAGGGGCCCGCGTCCTTGGAGTCGGAGTCGTTCTTGCCGTACTCCTCGTTCAGGACGAGTCCCGCGCCGGCCACGGCGCAGACGACGGCGATCGCGGCGATCGCCTTGGCGAAGGTGCGGAACATGGGGGGCCTCCAGCAGACAAGGGTGGGGTACGGGCGCGGTGTTGGGGGGCTTTCTCGGTCGGCCTGTTGTGCTCGGCGACTGATGAAAACTCTATGGATCCACCGGCCCCGGATCGTCACCCCGCGGTGGACACCTGCCCGTAGCTCCGTCGGGGGACAGCCCCGCCGCCCCGCGCGGCCCCTATGCCCCGTCCGCGCTGACCGACCGCCAGATCCGCTCCGGCAGGATGCGCGCGGCCTCGTCCAGGTCGACGTCCCGGACCCCGGACAGGCGGCGCCGGGCGACGGCCACGACCGGGCCCAGAACCAGGGTTTCCAGCAACGGCATGGGCAGCGGGGCGATTTCGCCGGCGTCGATGCGGGGCTGGATCCACCCGGCCATCGCCGAGACGGCCGGCTGCTGCGCGTCCCGCATCTCCCGGCCCCGCGCCATCAGGCGCCGGTCGGCGCTCGGGGAGTGTACGAGGAGCGCCGCGCCGGGGTGGTCGCGGACGAAGGCCAGATAGGCCCCGACGACGGCCCGGATTCCCTCGCGGGCGGTCTCGGTACTGGTCAGCGCGGTGACCAGCTGTTCGAGGAGCCGTCCGGTCCAGCGCTCGGTGAGTGCGGTGAGCAGGCCGTCGAGGCTGCCGAAGTGGTGGTACAGGCTGCCGAGGCTGACCCCGCTGGTGCGGGTGACGGCGGTGACGGTGACGCCCTGTTCGCCCGACTCCGTGTAGAGGCGGAGCGCGGCGTCCAGGAGGAGGTCGGAGGTGACCTCGCCGCGGTGCTGTTTGGGGCTCATGGGCAGGCGCTCTCGTCAGGGTCTTCGCACGGTGGTTCTCACTACTGTTTCTAGAACAATTTTCTAGAAGCTTCTTCCAATCCTAGGCCTCTCTGACTCAGACTGTCCCCTGCGGGACGCGCGA from Streptomyces sp. CB09001 includes the following:
- a CDS encoding alpha/beta fold hydrolase; protein product: MFRTFAKAIAAIAVVCAVAGAGLVLNEEYGKNDSDSKDAGPSFTGTKKIDVDGHAVNVSCSGHSDADQPLVVLLAGGGEGLDNMAGLQKSLSKTDRVCSYDRLGEGKSDKPAPGTLQTVNDTSVLLTKLLDHLAGDRPVVLAGHSLGGYIAARYTPDHPDRVKGLVLLDATVPHLTRDMKRTIPADATGGATQVRDGAIAANEGQNPEQFLIADGPVHSAGDIPVEILKHESQYAAVPEYGPALEKMWAKGQQEWQQLSTAAKLTTAKGSGHYIHTDRPDLALKAVQSVTASVADAE
- the ccsB gene encoding c-type cytochrome biogenesis protein CcsB; its protein translation is MNLAAATELAAATNENLANVSNTLIYSSMAVYTLAFFAYIAEWLFGSRSKVGRTAAALTAAPAGAKANAGSGPAVTVKKAGGTAVLERPEVVVRTASGTRDVPDGPGAHGGTEKGDLYGRVAISLTVLAFAIEAGGVLTRALSVERAPWGNMYEFNITFTTVAVGVYLALLALRKNIRWLGLPLTTTVLLDLGLAVTVLYTASDQLVPALHSYWLYIHVSTAIFCGAVFYVGAVSTILYLFKDSFESKLASGGTPGRFAGSVLDRLPAAASLDKFAYRVNAAVFPLWTFTIIAGAIWAGDAWGRYWGWDPKETWSFITWVAYACYLHARATAGWKGRKAAYLALIAFGCWLFNYYGVNIFVSGKHSYADVGLGALQSVGF
- a CDS encoding TetR/AcrR family transcriptional regulator; this encodes MSPKQHRGEVTSDLLLDAALRLYTESGEQGVTVTAVTRTSGVSLGSLYHHFGSLDGLLTALTERWTGRLLEQLVTALTSTETAREGIRAVVGAYLAFVRDHPGAALLVHSPSADRRLMARGREMRDAQQPAVSAMAGWIQPRIDAGEIAPLPMPLLETLVLGPVVAVARRRLSGVRDVDLDEAARILPERIWRSVSADGA
- a CDS encoding TlpA disulfide reductase family protein; this encodes MSAASRAPLRSNRSNRSNRTTERTVERSTDRTTDARARVRSRAARAAVGAAAAALLVSACSSGGTSGGGGQTGFITGSDGIATAKKGERADAPELSGETVDGGQVDVADYQGKVVVLNVWGSWCPPCRAEAKNFEKVYQDVKDQGVQFVGINTRDTSTGPARAFEKDYGVTYPSLYDPAGRLMLRFEKGTLNPQAVPSTLIIDREGKVAARTLQALSEEKLRKMLAPYLQPEK
- a CDS encoding cytochrome c biogenesis protein ResB → MSNTTTGKTPATDEEQDLGAAGSQLSTAPKEEAPNLPSLGVIGWARWFWRQLTSMRVALLLLLLLSLGAIPGSLIPQDGVDAMKVQEFRDNHDLLAPVYDKLGLFHVYSSVWFSAIYILLFVSLIGCIVPRTWQFVGQLRGRPPRAPRRLDRLPAYTTWRTGAEPEEVREAALKLLKKRRFRADADVAGDAVTAEKGYLREVGNLAFHIALIVMLIAFAWGQLFKYEGNKLILEGDGFSNTLTQYDDFKSGNLFDAAHDLAPFSFTLKDFHGTYEATGPNRGTPRVYEAKVTYSEGAHGAEKSKTIEVNKPLDIDGSKVYLVSHGYAPILTVKDAKGDVVMDKQAVALLPLDANVTSSGAVKVMDGYRNAKGEKEQLGFNAFFLPTYGGKGSTMLSSFPALINPMLALSAYHGDLGVDAGIPQSIYQLDKTNLEEFKGSDGKLFKQQLKVGDTMTLPNGAGSVTFNGVQEWAGFQVTQQPGSGWALGGAVVAILGLAGSLFIQRRRVWVRAVRGADGVTVVEMAGLGRSESAKVPEELGALAGTLYDQAPDAPDAPDAPDGSENDDTPDSLDSPDTHVAPAEGAEKK
- a CDS encoding cytochrome c biogenesis protein CcdA translates to MSAVTTLAAEGYNGTVLNGALLVALPIALLGGLVSFFSPCVLPLVPGYLSYVTGVTGTDLGEARRGRMVAGASLFVLGFTAVFVSSGALFGYFGSTLQEERGTLTKVLGVLMILMGVFFVGLMPWFTQREFRFHKRPVTGLVGAPLLGALFGIGWTPCIGPTLASVLALSADQGTAGRGAILTVAYCVGLGVPFVLAAVAFRKALGAFGWIKRHYVWVMRIGGVMMIATGVLLLTGAWDSIVQDMQTWSNGFTVGI
- a CDS encoding histidine phosphatase family protein, with the translated sequence MSNEKHGNHENDAELTVVHVMRHGEVENPTGVLYGRLPGYHLSELGRRMAERVAEHLAPRDVTYVVASPLERAQETATPIAKTHGLDLDTDTRLIEAANVFQGKTFGIGDGALRRPANWKHVVNPFKPSWGEPYVDQVVRMKGAIDAARDRARGHEAVVVSHQLPIWILRSYVERRRLWHDPRKRQCTLASLTTFTYRGDRIVSVGYTEPARDLVPAHLLAGAKPVKGQGKAYGA
- a CDS encoding class I SAM-dependent methyltransferase, translating into MSLQGTDAHHAADGTLPALVRRAVAAARAHGFAHSCRPEQGRLLHLLAAGATHGIAETGTGCGVGLAWLASGARPGVGLVSVERDAERARVARQVFHDRPEVEILHGDWRRVEEHGPYDLLVLDGGGQAKGDGAADPARLLTPGGTLVVDDFTPAATWPPLFDGAPDHPRLHWLEHPALHTAELRLAPDLAALVGTRLRD
- a CDS encoding MerR family transcriptional regulator, encoding MSNRERRLRTVDLARAAGLSTQQIRNYEDAGVLPPAGRTDAGYRVFGERHREALLTYRALQPGYGAVTATRVMRAVHAGDVAGALALVDAAHAALHEERVALRAAGEALDALAEPAGPKAAAARGRTDDGPHRPNGPHGPHEPHGLHIGEVAALVGVRTSALRVWEAAGLLVPQREHGTGYRVYGPADVRDARVVRTLRRSHHLFEQIRPVLEDLRRAGSGAALRAAVEARGQALTARTRAMLAGAGALHTYLE
- a CDS encoding condensation domain-containing protein encodes the protein MRMTDIQRCEIRPGRLVEWTLSPATLDIAAALPEDARPPAYIQESHIRTARSVREDGLFVPTWLGAAFDIPGPVDLDVLQEALRAWTLRHETLRSGFRWSGERGDTMRRFTLDADAVALHREDVGDFPDAAGLARHLQDRFDRVADALRWPNLIYTAVVRDDGVSVYMAFDHSNVDAYSIYRIPAEVGELYAAGVAGRTVPHPRVGSYVDFCEAERADADRIDGGHDIVARWREFIRRCDGRLPSFPVDLGVRAGGPLPEQRLLREPLVDAADAAAFEAYCRPYGGSLVGVLAATALIVHEIGGEPVYRTVVPFHTRSRSQWADSVGWYVGGAPIEVPVDRAHDFPSALGTVRAELQANRRLSRMPIDRVLRLLGTDFRPTSPDLYSIVSYVDARGVPGADSWPDRTAYALLRVSYGDQVCAWVTRLPEGLWFASRYPDTDVAHKHLRLYVERLRDVVTGVARGGFGPPPAAR